From a region of the Tiliqua scincoides isolate rTilSci1 chromosome 4, rTilSci1.hap2, whole genome shotgun sequence genome:
- the LOC136648404 gene encoding uncharacterized protein, translating into MGKTQELWSCTEGILQCLILGVLWSVVSGQIHYSIPEEMQKGSFVGNIAKDLGMDEKHVSERGLQLVTRTGTIQYFAFNFNTGHLQISERIDREVICEEAETCIISFQVIIESKLEIYRVEVEITDVNDNAPRFASGKMKLKISEASTPGSWFPLPEAQDPDLGMNSIQNYQIRGSSHFSLYVQIEENGASHVKLVLEKSLDREEQSVYDLILTATDGGDPVRSGTAEIQVIVLDANDNAPVFTQPVYKVSVKENIPKGSPVITVKATDLDQGVNGEIKYSFKKIKEKDSKIFLLNSTTGTITLIGNLDYEESSSYEFEVKAEDGGGLNDLTKVIVTVIDLNDNAPELKTNFFINTIHENSPTGTVIALLNVQDRDTGINGEVTCSIPNKLPFQLKKSVDNFYSLVTLSDLDREQMATYNITIIASDHGTPPLSASTLLSLHILDTNDNPPVFAESVYTFHVPENNPRGTSIFSLEAKDPDWAENCRLSYSIIEGQVRNSLLSSYVSINSETGVVYALSPFDYEEFQEIRFQVKAQDGGSPPLSSNVSVTLFILDQNDNAPVVLYPSPPTDGSTGVELAPRSSKPGYLVTKVVAVDADSGQNGWLSYQQMKATEPGLFTVGLHTGEIRTTRFFLEKDALKQSLVILVKDNGQPPLSASVTITVVLADSIPDILTDLSNIAVSVDSQSDLTFYLVIAVAFVSCLFFAFLLVLLVLRLRKWRNSQLCDSGSVNFHGVPASQFVGIDGVRAFLRSYCQEVSLTSGSRKSQIFFPVGSCTDTLTPQQAPDNPNPLLILGDSNTMKEGVETYQGMEKAQKLWSCKDGILQCLILGLLWNVVSGQIHYSIPEEMQKGSFVGNIAKDLRMDEKHVSERGLRLTTRTGTIQYFALNLDSGHLQTSERIDREEICARAERCIISFQVIVESKLEIYRVEVEITDINDNAPRFASGKMKLKISEASTPGIQFSLPKAKDPDLGMNSIQSYQLRGSSHFSLVVQTGENGARHAELVLEKSLDREEQSVYDLILTATDGGDPVRSGSTEIQVIVLDANDNAPVFTQPVYKVSVKENIPKGSTVSTVKATDLDEGLNGDIKYSFEKTTENDATVFLLNSTTGTITLIGKLDYEESSLYEFEVKAEDGGGLNDLTKVIVSIIDLNDNAPEITISFFINTIHENSPTGTVIALLNVHDQDSGINGEVTCSIPDKLPFQFKKSIDNFYSLVTHNDLDREHVAAYNITITATDHGTPPLSASTLLSLHILDTNDNPPVFAESVYSFYIPENNPRGASIFSLEAKDPDWAENSRLSYSIIEGQVRNSLLSSYVSINSETGVVYALSPFDYEEFQEIRFQVKAQDGGSPPLSSSVSVTLFILDRNDNAPEILYPSPPTDGSTGVELAPHSSEPGYLVTKVVAVDADSGQNGWLSYQLIKATEPGLFTVGLHTGEIRTTRFFLEKDALKQSLVVLVKDNGQPPLSASVTVTVVLADSIPDILTDLSNTAVSVDPQLDLTFYLVIAVAFVSCLFFAFLLVLLVLRLRKWRNSQLCDSGSVNFHGVPASQFVGIDGVRAFLRSYCQEVSLTSGSRKSQIFFPVGSCTNTLTPQQAPDNTNPLLILGESNTNKEDAVTNQDLLEGLVKILPA; encoded by the exons GGGAGTTCTTTGGAGTGTGGTTTCTGGGCAGATCCACTATTCCATTCCTGAAGAGATGCAAAAAGGCTCCTTTGTGGGGAACATCGCAAAGGATCTAGGAATGGATGAGAAACATGTTTCAGAACGTGGACTGCAGCTTGTTACTAGAACAGGTACGATTCAATATTTTGCTTTTAACTTCAACACTGGTCACTTGCAGATTTCTGAGAGAATAGATAGAGAGGTAATCTGTGAAGAGGCAGAAACGTGCATTATCAGTTTCCAAGTTATTATTGAGAGCAAGCTAGAGATCTACAGAGTTGAAGTAGAAATTACTGACGTCAATGATAACGCCCCCAGGTTCGCATcagggaaaatgaaactgaaaatcAGTGAGGCTTCAACACCTGGATCTTGGTTTCCTCTTCCTGAAGCTCAAGATCCAGATCTAGGCATGAATTCTATACAGAACTACCAAATCAGAGGGAGCAGCCATTTTTCCCTGTATGTTCAAATAGAAGAAAATGGTGCCAGTCATGTCAAGCTGGTGTTGGAAAAATCTCTGGACAGAGAGGAGCAATCTGTTTATGACTTGATCCTCACAGCTACTGATGGGGGAGATCCAGTCAGATCTGGCACTGCTGAAATTCAAGTCATTGTTTTAGATGCCAATGACAATGCACCAGTTTTCACCCAACCAGTGTATAAAGTGAGTGTCAAGGAGAACATACCTAAAGGATCCCCTGTAATCACTGTGAAAGCCACTGATCTGGATCAAGGAGTAAATGGAGAAATAAAatactcatttaaaaaaatcaaagagaaagactccaaaatatttcttttaaattcaACAACTGGAACAATAACTCTGATAGGGAACCTTGATTATGAGGAATCATCTTCATATGAATTTGAGGTTAAAGCTGAGGATGGAGGAGGGTTGAATGATTTGACAAAAGTTATTGTTACTGTTATTGATCTAAATGACAATGCACctgaattaaaaacaaactttttcaTCAATACCATCCACGAGAACTCACCAACAGGAACAGTTATTGCTCTTCTGAATGTACAAGATCGAGACACAGGAATCAATGGTGAAGTCACATGCTCAATTCCCAACAAGCTCCCTTTCCAGCTCAAGAAATCCGTTGATAACTTTTACAGTTTAGTGACACTCAGTGACCTTGACAGGGAGCAGATGGCAACCTACAATATTACTATTATAGCTAGTGATCATGGGACTCCACCACTCTCTGCATCTACCCTTCTATCACTCCACATTCTAGACACAAATGACAACCCTCCTGTCTTTGCAGAATCAGTGTACACTTTTCATGTCCCAGAGAATAATCCAAGAGGAACCTCAATTTTTTCCCTTGAAGCTAAGGATCCAGACTGGGCAGAAAACTGCAGATTAAGTTATTCCATCATTGAAGGCCAAGTGAGAAACTCTCTTCTCTCTTCCTATGTCTCCATTAATTCAGAGACAGGGGTTGTCTATGCCTTGAGCCCCTTTGATTATGAAGAGTTTCAGGAGATTCGATTCCAGGTCAAGGCCCAGGATGGAGGATCCCCACCACTCAGCTCCAACGTCTCTGTGACACTCTTCATCCTGGATCAGAATGACAATGCTCCGGTAGTCTTGtacccttcccctcccactgatGGCTCCACCGGAGTAGAGCTGGCCCCTCGCTCCTCTAAGCCAGGCTATCTGGTCACTAAGGTGGTGGCTGTGGATGCAGATTCTGGCCAGAATGGCTGGCTCTCGTATCAACAGATGAAAGCCACAGAGCCAGGACTCTTCACTGTAGGACTCCACACTGGGGAGATCAGGACAACCCGGTTCTTTCTAGAGAAGGACGCCCTCAAGCAAAGCCTGGTGATTTTAGTGAAGGACAATGGGCAGCCACCTCTCTCAGCTTCAGTCACCATCACGGTGGTGCTGGCTGACAGCATCCCTGACATACTGACTGATCTAAGCAACATTGCAGTTTCTGTAGACTCCCAGTCAGACCTCACATTCTATCTGGTGATTGCAGTGGCCTTTGTgtcttgccttttctttgcattcctCCTTGTGTTATTGGTGCTGAGACTTCGCAAGTGGAGAAATTCACAGCTGTGTGACTCTGGCAGTGTGAATTTCCATGGAGTTCCAGCTTCACAGTTTGTGGGCATCGACGGAGTCCGGGCATTTCTTCGGTCTTATTGCCAGGAGGTTTCATTGACTTCAGGCTCTCGGAAAAGCCAGATATTTTTTCCAGTGGGAAGCTGTACAGATACCCTGACACCACAGCAGGCTCCTGATAACCCAAATCCCTTGTTAATCTTAGGAGATTCAAACACTATGAAGGAGGGGGTTGAAACCTATCAG GGAATGGAAAAAGCCCAGAAACTGTGGAGCTGTAAAGATGGAATTCTGCAGTGCCTCATACTGGGCCTTCTTTGGAATGTGGTTTCTGGGCAGATCCACTATTCTATTCCAGAAGAGATGCAAAAAGGCTCTTTTGTGGGAAACATTGCAAAGGATCTAAGAATGGATGAGAAACACGTTTCAGAACGTGGACTCCGGCTTACAACCAGGACAGGTACGATTCAATATTTTGCTTTGAACTTAGACAGTGGTCACTTGCAAACTTCTGAGAGAATAGATAGAGAGGAAATCTGTGCAAGGGCAGAAAGGTGCATTATAAGTTTCCAAGTCATTGTTGAGAGCAAACTGGAGATCTATAGAGTTGAAGTAGAAATTACTGACATCAATGATAATGCCCCCAGGTTCGCATcagggaaaatgaaactgaaaatcAGTGAGGCTTCAACACCTGGGATCCAGTTTTCTCTTCCTAAAGCTAAAGATCCAGATCTGGGAATGAATTCTATACAAAGCTACCAGCTTAGAGGGAGTAGCCATTTTTCACTGGTTGTTCAGACAGGAGAAAATGGTGCCAGGCATGCTGAGCTGGTGCTGGAAAAATCACTGGACAGGGAAGAGCAATCAGTTTATGACTTGATCCTCACAGCTACTGATGGGGGAGATCCAGTCAGATCTGGCAGTACGGAAATCCAAGTCATTGTTTTAGATGCCAATGACAATGCACCAGTTTTTACCCAACCAGTTTATAAAGTGAGTGTCAAGGAGAACATTCCTAAAGGATCCACTGTGTCCACTGTGAAAGCCACTGATCTAGATGAAGGACTAAATGGAGATATAAAATACTCATTTGAAAAAACCACAGAGAATGACGCCACGGTATTTCTTTTAAATTCAACAACTGGTACAATAACTTTGATCGGGAAACTTGATTATGAGGAATCATCTTTATATGAATTTGAGGTTAAAGCTGAGGATGGAGGAGGATTGAATGATTTGACAAAAGTTATTGTTAGTATTATTGATCTGAATGACAATGCACCTGAAATAACAATAAGCTTTTTCATCAATACTATCCATGAGAACTCACCAACAGGAACTGTGATTGCCCTTTTGAATGTACATGATCAAGACTCAGGAATCAATGGTGAAGTCACATGCTCAATTCCTGACAAGCTTCCTTTCCAGTTCAAGAAATCCATTGATAATTTTTACAGTTTAGTTACTCACAATGACCTTGACAGGGAGCATGTGGCAGCCTACAATATTACTATTACAGCTACTGATCATGGGACTCCACCACTCTCTGCATCTACCCTTCTGTCACTCCACATTCTAGACACAAATGACAACCCTCCTGTCTTTGCAGAATCAGTGTACAGTTTTTATATCCCAGAGAATAATCCAAGAGGAgcctcaatattttcccttgaaGCCAAGGATCCAGACTGGGCAGAGAACTCCAGATTAAGTTATTCCATCATTGAAGGCCAAGTGAGAAACTCTCTTCTTTCTTCCTATGTCTCCATTAATTCAGAGACAGGGGTTGTCTATGCCTTGAGCCCCTTTGATTATGAAGAGTTTCAGGAGATTCGATTCCAGGTCAAGGCCCAGGATGGAGGATCCCCTCCACTCAGCTCCAGTGTCTCAGTGACTCTCTTCATCCTGGATCGAAATGACAATGCTCCTGAAATCTTGTACCCTTCGCCTCCCACTGATGGCTCTACGGGAGTAGAGCTGGCCCCTCATTCCTCTGAGCCAGGCTACCTGGTCACTAAGGTGGTGGCTGTAGATGCAGATTCTGGCCAGAATGGCTGGCTTTCCTATCAACTAATCAAGGCCACTGAACCAGGACTCTTCACTGTAGGACTCCACACTGGGGAGATCAGGACAACCCGGTTCTTTCTGGAGAAGGATGCCCTCAAGCAAAGCCTGGTGGTTTTAGTGAAGGACAATGGGCAGCCACCTCTCTCTGCTTCAGTCACAGTCACAGTGGTGCTGGCTGACAGCATCCCTGACATACTGACTGATCTAAGCAACACTGCAGTTTCTGTAGACCCACAGTTGGACCTCACATTCTATCTGGTGATTGCGGTGGCCTTTGTgtcttgccttttctttgcattcctCCTTGTGTTATTGGTGCTGAGACTTCGCAAGTGGAGAAATTCACAGCTGTGTGACTCTGGCAGTGTGAATTTCCATGGAGTTCCAGCTTCACAGTTTGTGGGCATCGACGGAGTCCGGGCATTTCTTCGGTCTTATTGCCAGGAGGTTTCATTGACTTCAGGCTCTCGGAAAAGCCAGATATTTTTTCCAGTGGGAAGCTGTACAAATACCCTGACACCACAGCAGGCTCCCGATAACACAAATCCCTTGTTAATCTTAGGAGAGTCAAACACTAATAAGGAGGACGCTGTGACCAATCAG GATCTCCTAGAAGGGCTGGTGAAGATCCTCCCTGCCTGA
- the LOC136648405 gene encoding protocadherin gamma-A6-like, which yields MGKTQKLWNCKEGTLQCLILVVVWKVVSGQIHYSIPEEMQKGSFVGNIAKDLGVDGKHVSERGLRLVPRTGMIQYFAFNFNSGHLQTTERIDREEICERAERCIISFQVIIESKLEIYRVEVEITDINDNTPKFSLGKKKLKISESSAPGSRFSLPKAQDPDLGMNSIQSYQLRGSNHFSLDVQTGENGARHAELVLEKSLDREEQSVYDLILTATDGGDPVRSGTAEIQVIVLDANDNAPVFTQPVYKVSVKENVPKGSTVITVEATDLDEGLNGEIKYSFEKITEKNSKLFILNSTTGTITLIGNLDYEESSVYEFEVKAEDGGGLNDLTKVIVSIIDLNDNAPELAISFFINTIHENSPTGTVIALLNAQDKDSRINGELTCSIPNKLPFQLKKSTDNFYSLVTHNDLDREQVAAYNITITATDHGTPPLSASTLLSLHILDTNDNPPVFAESVYSFYIPENNPRGASIFSLEAKDPDWAENSRLSYSIIEGQVRNSLLSSYVSINSETGVVYALSPFDYEEFQEIRFQVKAQDRGSPPLSSNVSVTLFILDQNDNAPVILYPSPPSDGSTGVELAPHSSDPGYLVTKVVAVDADSGQNGWLSYQLIKATEPGLFTVGLHTGEIRTTRFFLEKDVLKQSLVILVKDNGQPPLSVSVTVTVVLADSIPDILTDLSSIAVSVDPQSDLTFYLVIAVAFVSCLFFAFLLVLLALRLRKWRNSQLCDSGSVNFHGVPASQFVGIDGVRAFLRSYCQEVSLTSGSRKSQILFPVGSCTNTLTPQPAPNNPNPLLILGESNTNKEDTVTDQVSL from the coding sequence ATGGGAAAAACCCAGAAACTATGGAACTGTAAAGAGGGAACTCTGCAATGCCTCATATTGGTAGTTGTTTGGAAAGTGGTTTCTGGACAGATCCACTATTCTATTCCAGAAGAGATGCAAAAAGGCTCTTTTGTGGGGAATATTGCAAAGGATCTAGGAGTGGATGGAAAACATGTTTCAGAACGTGGACTCCGGCTTGTTCCCAGGACAGGTATGATTCAATATTTTGCTTTTAACTTCAATAGTGGACACTTGCAAACAACTGAGAGAATAGATAGAGAGGAAATCTGTGAAAGGGCAGAAAGGTGCATTATAAGTTTCCAAGTTATTATTGAGAGCAAACTGGAGATCTATAGGGTAGAAGTAGAAATTACTGACATCAATGATAACACCCCCAAGTTCTCATTGgggaaaaagaaactgaaaatcaGTGAGTCTTCTGCACCAGGATCCCGGTTCTCTCTTCCTAAAGCTCAAGATCCAGATCTGGGCATGAATTCTATACAGAGCTACCAACTCAGAGGGAGTAACCATTTTTCTCTGGACGTTCAGACAGGAGAAAATGGTGCAAGGCATGCCGAGCTGGTACTGGAAAAATCTCTGGACAGGGAAGAGCAATCAGTTTATGACTTGATCCTCACAGCTACTGATGGGGGCGATCCAGTCAGATCAGGCACTGCTGAAATCCAAGTCATTGTTTTAGATGCCAATGACAACGCACCAGTTTTCACCCAACCAGTCTATAAAGTGAGTGTCAAGGAGAATGTACCTAAAGGATCCACCGTGATCACTGTGGAAGCCACTGATCTGGATGAAGGATTAAATGGAGAAATAAAATACTCATTTGAAAAAATCACAGAGAAAAACTccaaactatttattttaaattcaACAACTGGAACAATAACTTTGATCGGGAACCTTGATTATGAGGAATCATCTGTATATGAATTTGAGGTCAAAGCTGAGGATGGAGGAGGATTGAATGATTTGACAAAAGTTATTGTTAGTATTATTGATCTGAATGACAATGCACCTGAATTAGCAATAAGCTTTTTCATCAATACCATCCATGAGAACTCACCAACAGGAACAGTTATTGCTCTTCTGAATGCACAAGATAAAGACTCACGAATCAATGGTGAACTCACTTGCTCAATTCCAAACAAGCTTCCTTTCCAGCTCAAGAAATCTACTGATAACTTTTACAGTTTAGTTACTCACAATGACCTTGACAGGGAGCAGGTGGCAGCCTACAATATTACTATTACAGCTACTGATCATGGGACTCCACCACTCTCTGCATCTACCCTTCTATCACTCCACATTCTAGACACAAATGACAACCCTCCTGTCTTTGCAGAATCAGTGTACAGTTTTTATATCCCAGAGAATAATCCAAGAGGAGCCTCAATTTTTTCTCTTGAAGCCAAGGATCCAGACTGGGCAGAGAACTCCAGATTAAGTTATTCCATCATTGAAGGCCAAGTGAGAAACTCTCTTCTCTCTTCCTATGTCTCCATTAATTCAGAGACAGGGGTTGTCTATGCCTTGAGCCCCTTTGATTATGAAGAGTTTCAGGAGATTCGATTCCAGGTCAAGGCCCAGGATAGAGGCTCCCCACCACTCAGCTCCAATGTCTCTGTGACTCTCTTCATCCTGGATCAGAATGACAATGCTCCAGTAATCTTGTACCCTTCTCCTCCCAGTGATGGCTCCACTGGAGTAGAGCTGGCCCCTCATTCCTCTGATCCAGGCTACCTGGTCACTAAGGTTGTGGCAGTGGATGCAGATTCTGGCCAGAATGGCTGGCTATCCTACCAGCTGATCAAGGCCACTGAACCAGGACTCTTCACTGTAGGACTCCACACTGGTGAGATCAGGACAACCCGGTTCTTTCTGGAGAAGGATGTCCTCAAGCAAAGCCTGGTGATTTTAGTGAAGGACAATGGGCAGCCACCTCTCTCAGTCTCAGTCACAGTCACAGTGGTGCTGGCTGACAGCATCCCTGACATACTGACCGATCTAAGCAGCATTGCAGTTTCTGTAGACCCCCAGTCAGACCTCACGTTCTATCTGGTGATTGCAGTGGCCTTTGTgtcttgccttttctttgcattcctCCTTGTGTTATTGGCACTGAGACTTCGCAAGTGGAGAAATTCACAGCTGTGTGACTCTGGTAGTGTGAATTTCCATGGAGTTCCAGCTTCACAGTTTGTGGGCATCGATGGAGTCCGGGCATTTCTCCGGTCTTATTGCCAGGAGGTTTCATTGACTTCAGGCTCTCGGAAAAGCCAGATACTTTTTCCAGTGGGAAGCTGTACAAATACCCTGACACCACAGCCGGCTCCCAATAACCCAAATCCCTTGTTAATCTTAGGAGAGTCAAACACTAATAAGGAGGACACTGTGACTGATCAGGTAAGCTTGTAA